In Oryza sativa Japonica Group chromosome 2, ASM3414082v1, the following are encoded in one genomic region:
- the LOC9269211 gene encoding uncharacterized protein, which translates to MWGAAKSCTFQRYEYHMDKIKEKCPDAIQWLDENHPYVWSRSNFFELCKVDYINNNLSESFNSWVSKTKDLHIVDMHEKIRHMIVAKFDLRANIARNMEGKIIPAITKDLNAQSKAIKDHEVLRCGDGTAEVTVSTITHAVNLNERTCSCRAWQISGKPCSHALAFIAKLSRQVHMGDFVDECFSVERFRKAYAGLFNPMTSKHLWPLVDVGYKIKKPKLRRKPGRPRVSKMKASDEVGQRKKRKCSECHELGHTAKYCQGGLTASQKRKKGTQESSSDAHASNASAGGCEGEGDGEGTMNARGGRASGRGRGRARGRASSSSSGGGGGGGGGGGGGRGGAGGDGGGGAGGDGAGGGGGRGRGRARGGGGDGATGGGRGRGRARGGGGDGATGGGRGRGRGRLAALLGC; encoded by the exons ATGTGGGGAGCTGCCAAGAGCTGCACATTTCAGAGGTATGAATACCACATGGACAAGATAAAGGAGAAGTGTCCTGATGCAATACAATGGTTGGATGAGAATCATCCATATGTTTGGAGTAGGAGCAATTTTTTTGAACTATGTAAGGTAGACTACATCAATAATAATCTTTCTGAATCATTCAACAGTTGGGTGTCAAAAACTAAGGACTTGCATATTGTGGATATGCATGAGAAAATAAGACATATGATTGTTGCAAAGTTTGACTTGAGAGCCAATATTGCTAGAAATATGGAGGGCAAGATAATCCCAGCCATTACCAAAGATCTTAATGCTCAGAGCAAGGCTATCAAGGACCATGAAGTTCTTAGATGTGGAGATGGCACCGCCGAGGTAACTGTATCCACCATTACACATGCAGTAAACTTGAATGAGAGAACTTGTAGTTGTAGGGCTTGGCAAATAAGTGGAAAGCCATGTAGCCATGCTTTAGCTTTCATTGCAAAGCTTAGCAGACAAGTACATATGGGTGATTTTGTGGATGAATGCTTCTCCGTTGAGAGGTTCAGGAAAGCATATGCAGGGTTATTCAACCCTATGACATCCAAGCATCTGTGGCCATTGGTTGATGTAGGCTACAAAATCAAGAAGCCCAAATTGAGGAGAAAACCAGGGAGACCAAGGGTCTCTAAGATGAAGGCTTCTGATGAGGTTggccaaaggaaaaaaagaaaatgctcaGAGTGTCATGAATTGGGTCATACAGCTAAGTATTGCCAAGGAGGCCTTACAGCTAGTCAAAAGAGGAAAAAAGGCACTCAAGAGAGTAGCAGTGATGCACATGCATCTAA TGCAAGCGCAGGTGGATGTGAAGGGGAAGGGGATGGGGAAGGTACCATGAACGCACGAGGTGGACGTGCAAGTggcaggggaaggggaagagccAGAGGGAGGGCAAGTTCAAGTtcaagtggtggtggtggtggtggtggtggaggtggaggtggaggtagaggtggtgctggtggtgatggtggaggtggtgctggtggtgatggtgctggaggtggaggtggcaggGGTAGGGGAAGAGctagaggtggtggtggtgatggtgctaCTGGAGGTGGCAGGGGTAGGGGAAGAGctagaggtggtggtggtgatggtgctaCTGGAGGTGGCAGAGGTAGGGGAAGAGGTAGGCTAGCTGCTTTGTTAGGCTGTTGA